In the Geobacter sp. FeAm09 genome, one interval contains:
- the gspD gene encoding type II secretion system secretin GspD yields the protein MRTFCALLLAGVLYASPALATARGVVLNFNEVDISTMVKFISDLTGKNFVMDDRVKGKISVYSPTKLSIDEAYNVFTSVLELKGFTVVQSGKVLKIVPSASVKTSGFPLLPSGKRPPVNDSYIAQVIKLENISAQEALPFLQPLVSKDGSISAFGSSNLLVLDAAINLRKIQDILQIIDTAKTREGIEIIYLKNASAESAAKTIQQWLSGSESKAGGQPGAAAAAASGGQTSVLADQRLNALLVFGSDSIKQAVREMVAKLDVASPEASNKVNVYYLENTDATEMAKVLDGVIKGMSATATAGAGTGQTGAAAPQTSPFDSGKVTITADKASNSLVIMASPTDYNNLVQVIKKLDRRSKQVFVQVLIAEVSLSKSREVGMQLGTLGVSTISRYFGVAGYYDPFGVLSTIESATSSISSTSGLSNLSTPANIGAVLKALDGNGLVNVLSTPNILTSDNKEAEIVVGQNVPFQGSSTVSSGVTTTSVERKDVGITLKIKPQISEGDYIRMDLSQEISAIGSTVTVGSGTTDRITTKRSAKTNVVVKDNEMIVIGGLIQDQDDISESKVPFLGDIPGLGWLFKTKTKSKTKTNLMILLTPHIVKDNADLAAVSDSQRSKFGDAAKKVEPVDVQKEIGGK from the coding sequence ATGCGCACATTCTGCGCCCTGCTCCTGGCAGGGGTGTTATACGCCTCGCCGGCATTGGCGACCGCCCGGGGGGTGGTGTTGAACTTCAACGAGGTGGACATCTCCACCATGGTGAAGTTCATCAGCGACCTGACCGGGAAGAACTTCGTGATGGACGACCGGGTCAAGGGTAAGATTTCGGTCTACTCCCCCACGAAGCTCTCCATCGACGAGGCCTACAACGTCTTCACCTCGGTCCTGGAACTGAAGGGCTTCACCGTGGTGCAGAGCGGCAAGGTCTTGAAGATCGTCCCCTCGGCCAGCGTCAAGACCTCCGGCTTCCCCCTGCTGCCGTCGGGCAAACGGCCGCCGGTGAACGACAGCTACATCGCCCAGGTGATCAAGCTGGAGAACATCTCGGCCCAGGAGGCGCTTCCCTTCCTGCAGCCGCTGGTGTCCAAGGACGGCAGCATCTCGGCCTTCGGCTCCAGCAACCTGCTGGTGCTGGATGCGGCCATCAACCTGCGCAAGATCCAGGATATCCTGCAGATCATCGACACGGCCAAGACCCGTGAGGGGATCGAGATCATCTACCTGAAGAACGCTTCGGCCGAGAGCGCCGCCAAGACCATCCAGCAATGGCTGTCCGGCAGCGAGAGCAAGGCTGGCGGGCAGCCGGGCGCGGCCGCAGCCGCGGCCTCCGGCGGCCAGACGAGCGTGCTGGCCGACCAGCGGCTGAACGCGCTGTTGGTCTTCGGCAGCGACAGCATCAAGCAGGCGGTGCGGGAGATGGTGGCCAAGCTGGACGTGGCGTCCCCCGAGGCCAGCAACAAGGTCAACGTCTACTACCTGGAGAATACCGACGCCACGGAGATGGCCAAGGTGCTGGACGGAGTCATCAAGGGAATGAGCGCCACCGCCACGGCCGGCGCAGGCACCGGGCAGACCGGTGCGGCTGCGCCCCAGACGTCCCCCTTCGACAGCGGCAAGGTCACCATCACCGCGGACAAGGCCTCCAACTCCCTGGTGATCATGGCCTCGCCCACCGACTACAACAACCTGGTCCAGGTGATCAAGAAACTGGACCGCCGCAGCAAGCAGGTCTTCGTCCAGGTGCTGATCGCCGAGGTTTCGCTCTCCAAGTCGCGGGAAGTGGGCATGCAACTCGGCACCCTGGGGGTGAGCACCATCAGCAGGTATTTCGGCGTCGCCGGCTACTACGACCCCTTCGGCGTCCTCTCCACCATCGAAAGCGCCACGTCGTCGATTTCATCCACCAGCGGACTGTCCAACTTATCCACGCCGGCGAACATCGGAGCCGTGCTCAAGGCCCTGGACGGCAACGGCCTGGTGAACGTCCTCTCCACCCCGAACATCCTCACCTCGGACAACAAGGAGGCGGAGATCGTGGTGGGGCAGAACGTCCCGTTCCAGGGCTCGTCCACGGTTTCCTCCGGGGTCACGACCACCTCCGTGGAGCGCAAGGACGTGGGCATCACCCTCAAGATCAAACCCCAGATCAGCGAGGGTGACTACATCCGCATGGACCTCTCCCAAGAGATCTCGGCCATCGGCTCCACGGTCACGGTGGGGAGCGGCACCACGGACCGCATCACCACCAAGCGCTCGGCCAAGACCAACGTCGTGGTCAAGGACAACGAGATGATCGTGATCGGCGGCCTGATCCAGGATCAGGATGACATATCGGAGAGCAAGGTCCCGTTCCTGGGGGACATTCCGGGCTTGGGGTGGCTGTTCAAGACCAAGACCAAAAGCAAGACCAAGACCAACCTGATGATCCTGTTGACCCCCCATATCGTCAAGGACAACGCCGATCTGGCCGCGGTCTCCGACAGCCAGCGCAGCAAATTCGGCGATGCGGCGAAGAAGGTGGAGCCGGTGGACGTGCAGAAGGAGATCGGCGGCAAATGA
- a CDS encoding type II secretion system protein N, producing the protein MPRALTIINALLGVVIIALLAAITADSLGRRLTSAFVPRGAGGGKPAPVAAPLPRIEDLGFYAPILGSGLFGKATQGQLTPIVNAPATAQAAAPATAPAELMLLGTAVGSFRETFALVRNTAKQEERVFRLGDMVFDAGRLAEVRKERAFIVVGGKKVELLTPMTPPAAAPASSGAPQGGGAVANIGGGNFVIDQRALNAALDNPAQAMSDARLLPSQKDGKVEGFRASEVKPNGLFALVGVKNGDVLLRLNDFPMDSPDKALQSFIALKGQSKLKLDLIRDGQPTTFNYDIR; encoded by the coding sequence ATGCCACGTGCTCTTACCATCATAAATGCCCTGCTTGGGGTCGTCATTATCGCCCTGTTGGCGGCCATCACCGCCGACAGCCTGGGGAGGCGGCTCACCTCCGCCTTTGTGCCCAGAGGCGCGGGGGGGGGCAAACCGGCCCCCGTGGCCGCACCGCTCCCCAGGATCGAGGATCTGGGGTTCTATGCCCCGATCCTGGGGAGCGGCCTGTTCGGCAAGGCGACCCAGGGGCAACTCACTCCCATCGTGAACGCCCCCGCTACGGCCCAGGCTGCTGCACCCGCCACCGCGCCGGCCGAGCTGATGCTGCTCGGCACGGCGGTCGGCTCGTTCCGCGAGACCTTTGCCCTGGTGCGCAACACCGCCAAACAGGAAGAGCGGGTCTTCCGCCTGGGAGACATGGTCTTCGACGCAGGGCGGCTGGCGGAGGTCCGCAAGGAGCGTGCCTTCATCGTGGTGGGCGGCAAGAAGGTGGAGCTTTTGACCCCCATGACCCCTCCCGCGGCGGCTCCGGCCTCGTCGGGCGCTCCCCAGGGAGGCGGCGCGGTCGCCAACATCGGCGGCGGCAACTTCGTCATCGACCAGCGGGCGCTCAACGCCGCCCTGGACAACCCGGCCCAGGCCATGAGCGACGCCCGCCTGCTGCCGAGCCAGAAGGACGGCAAGGTGGAGGGGTTCCGGGCCTCGGAGGTGAAACCCAACGGCCTGTTCGCCCTGGTGGGCGTGAAGAACGGGGACGTGCTCCTGCGGCTCAACGACTTCCCCATGGATTCGCCGGACAAGGCGCTGCAGTCGTTCATCGCCCTCAAGGGGCAGAGCAAGCTCAAGCTCGACCTGATCCGCGACGGCCAGCCGACGACATTCAACTACGACATACGGTGA
- a CDS encoding 23S rRNA (pseudouridine(1915)-N(3))-methyltransferase RlmH: protein MKLRVVWVGKSKEEWVKEALADYAGRIRRYCPLELCEVRDEKGAGAEEMRRRECERLEKQIPPGATLVLLDERGGQMDSPGLAAFVGAQRDGGTGELVFAVGGAYGFSEEFRSRGRLLSLSKMTFTHQMVRVFLLEQLYRAFSILNNEPYHH, encoded by the coding sequence ATGAAACTCCGTGTCGTATGGGTGGGAAAGAGCAAGGAAGAGTGGGTCAAGGAGGCGCTGGCCGACTATGCCGGGCGCATCCGCCGCTACTGCCCGCTGGAGTTGTGCGAGGTCCGTGACGAAAAGGGCGCCGGGGCCGAAGAGATGCGCCGCCGCGAGTGCGAGCGGCTGGAGAAGCAGATCCCGCCCGGCGCCACCCTGGTGCTTTTGGACGAGCGGGGCGGGCAGATGGATTCCCCCGGCTTGGCCGCCTTCGTCGGGGCGCAGCGGGACGGGGGGACCGGCGAGTTGGTCTTTGCCGTGGGCGGAGCCTACGGCTTTTCCGAAGAGTTCCGCAGCCGGGGGCGGCTGCTCTCGCTGTCGAAGATGACCTTTACGCACCAGATGGTGCGGGTGTTTTTGCTGGAACAGCTCTACCGGGCGTTCAGCATACTGAATAACGAACCATACCATCATTGA
- the gspF gene encoding type II secretion system inner membrane protein GspF yields MPTYRYKAYTGAGATVSGTLEAESERQALAQLKGKGLLPREVGEETAGNGAQRAFSFKRGITTAELSLFTRRLATLTASSVPLFEAMGSLYEQEENGQLKQILARVRDRIAEGAALSRALAAEPKTFSESFVSMVAAGEASGALDAVLDRLADFLEEQEQVKSRVVSALAYPILMVLVGGGVMLFLLTVVIPKIVVIFEESKAALPLITVILIKLSHFLRGWWWIPAGLAIGSVPLYRSAMQRDNLRLKRDQLLLRLPVAGGMVQQLLLSRFARVLGLLLSSGVPIIRALEITSEVLVNRVYRGFLREVMEEVSQGGSLSGSLKKSRLFPPMLVHLAGVGERGGTLEEMLLKAGTAYEREFGTRLTRLMGLMEPLLVLGMGLAVGVVVMAVLLPIFEMNQLIK; encoded by the coding sequence ATGCCGACGTACCGGTATAAGGCATACACCGGCGCCGGGGCCACCGTCTCCGGCACCCTGGAGGCCGAATCCGAACGCCAGGCCCTGGCCCAGCTCAAAGGCAAAGGGCTCCTGCCCCGGGAGGTCGGCGAAGAAACGGCCGGGAACGGCGCACAGCGCGCCTTCTCCTTCAAACGGGGCATCACCACCGCCGAACTCTCCCTCTTCACCCGGCGCCTGGCCACCCTCACGGCCTCCTCGGTCCCCCTGTTCGAAGCCATGGGCTCGCTGTACGAACAGGAGGAGAACGGCCAGCTCAAACAGATCCTGGCGCGGGTGCGGGACCGGATCGCCGAAGGCGCCGCCCTGTCCCGCGCCCTGGCGGCCGAACCGAAGACCTTCAGCGAAAGCTTCGTCAGCATGGTGGCTGCCGGGGAGGCCAGCGGCGCCCTGGACGCCGTCCTGGACCGCCTGGCCGACTTCCTGGAAGAACAGGAACAGGTAAAGAGCCGGGTGGTATCCGCCCTGGCCTACCCGATCCTCATGGTCCTGGTGGGGGGCGGGGTCATGCTCTTCCTGTTGACCGTGGTCATCCCCAAGATCGTGGTCATCTTCGAGGAGAGCAAGGCCGCCCTGCCGCTCATCACGGTGATCCTCATCAAACTGTCCCACTTCCTGCGGGGATGGTGGTGGATCCCCGCCGGCCTGGCCATCGGCTCGGTGCCGCTCTACCGCTCGGCCATGCAGCGCGACAACCTGCGCCTGAAACGTGACCAACTGCTGCTCAGACTGCCAGTGGCCGGCGGCATGGTGCAGCAGCTGCTCCTGTCGCGCTTTGCGCGGGTGCTGGGGCTGTTGCTCTCCAGCGGGGTGCCGATCATCCGCGCCCTGGAGATCACCTCCGAGGTGCTGGTCAACCGGGTCTACCGCGGCTTCCTCCGGGAAGTGATGGAAGAGGTCTCCCAGGGGGGCAGCCTGTCGGGGAGCCTGAAGAAGAGCCGGCTCTTCCCCCCCATGCTGGTGCACCTGGCGGGAGTGGGGGAACGGGGCGGCACCCTGGAGGAGATGCTGCTCAAGGCGGGTACCGCCTACGAGCGGGAGTTCGGCACGCGTCTGACCCGGCTCATGGGTCTCATGGAACCGCTGTTGGTCCTGGGCATGGGCCTGGCGGTGGGCGTGGTGGTCATGGCCGTCCTTCTCCCCATCTTCGAGATGAACCAGTTGATCAAGTAA
- the nadD gene encoding nicotinate-nucleotide adenylyltransferase, producing MRIGLMGGTFNPVHLAHLHIAEEAREACALDRVIFIPAGDPPHKPLAGEVSFARRSRMVTLAISGNPLFELSLVEGERAGKSYSIDTIRAFRERFPRDELYFIIGSDSFLEIGQWHRFREIFAACNLIVVERPGKRISNPAEALPVAIRAEFSYTSAARRLDHHAGTSVQFLSGCPLDISSSEIRELAAAGRSIAGLVPPQVAAYITEQGIYNTCR from the coding sequence ATGCGAATCGGACTGATGGGGGGCACCTTCAACCCGGTGCACCTTGCCCATCTTCACATAGCCGAAGAGGCGCGGGAGGCCTGCGCCCTGGACCGGGTGATCTTTATCCCGGCCGGCGATCCCCCCCACAAGCCGCTGGCCGGAGAGGTCTCCTTTGCCCGGCGCAGCCGCATGGTCACGCTGGCCATCAGCGGCAATCCCCTTTTCGAACTGTCGCTGGTGGAGGGGGAACGGGCCGGGAAATCCTACTCCATCGACACGATCCGCGCTTTCCGGGAGCGCTTTCCCCGGGACGAACTCTACTTCATCATCGGCAGCGATTCGTTTCTGGAGATCGGGCAGTGGCACCGTTTCCGGGAGATCTTCGCCGCCTGCAACCTGATCGTGGTGGAACGGCCGGGCAAGCGCATCAGCAACCCGGCGGAAGCCCTTCCTGTTGCCATACGGGCAGAGTTCAGCTATACTTCCGCCGCACGCAGGCTGGACCACCATGCCGGCACCAGCGTCCAATTCCTTTCCGGCTGCCCGCTGGACATCTCGTCCAGCGAAATCCGCGAACTGGCCGCCGCGGGACGTTCCATCGCCGGCCTGGTGCCGCCGCAGGTGGCGGCCTACATTACAGAACAGGGGATCTACAACACATGCCGGTAA
- the gspN gene encoding type II secretion system protein GspN translates to MMPRHRLLRVGSLAAAGVALFLACTYLFLPTQRVNELLGRLLADQGLSLAPQAHKSLLPGLAWRQPVLSSDQGPLLRFDRLGVRLRLLPLVTGQAVVGATGTVGKGHLDLGYGITGTDALELAAAGIQLSDIPFFKTALGATAGGTLWSEGRLTRTKGRLSGDLKLELKQLSFTGVKLGAFPLPDAANLRCQGMVRVTSGRARLESFTLQGEGLYMRLSGDLPDGASAATQPLNLTLEIMPKPEFLDKQKLVFLLLAKFAASPGVYKVPIKGTLLKPVIL, encoded by the coding sequence ATGATGCCCCGGCACCGCCTGCTGCGGGTGGGAAGCCTCGCGGCGGCGGGCGTTGCCCTCTTCCTGGCCTGCACCTACCTCTTCCTCCCCACGCAACGGGTGAACGAACTGCTCGGCCGCCTGCTGGCCGACCAGGGGCTGAGCCTTGCCCCCCAAGCGCACAAGAGCCTGCTCCCCGGCCTGGCATGGCGCCAGCCGGTCCTCTCCTCCGACCAGGGGCCGCTCCTGCGCTTCGATCGGCTCGGGGTCCGGCTCCGGCTGCTGCCGCTGGTGACGGGACAGGCCGTGGTCGGCGCCACCGGGACCGTGGGAAAGGGGCACCTGGACCTGGGATACGGCATCACCGGCACGGACGCCCTGGAGCTTGCCGCCGCCGGCATCCAGCTCTCGGACATCCCCTTCTTCAAGACCGCCCTGGGCGCCACGGCCGGGGGCACCCTGTGGAGCGAAGGGCGGCTTACCCGCACGAAGGGGCGGCTGTCCGGCGACCTGAAGCTGGAGTTGAAACAATTGTCCTTCACCGGGGTGAAGCTGGGGGCCTTCCCACTGCCCGACGCCGCCAACCTGCGCTGCCAGGGGATGGTGCGGGTCACGTCCGGCCGGGCGCGGCTGGAGAGCTTCACCCTGCAGGGTGAGGGCCTCTACATGCGGCTGTCGGGTGACCTGCCCGATGGCGCCAGTGCCGCGACGCAGCCGCTCAACCTGACGTTGGAGATCATGCCCAAGCCGGAGTTCCTGGACAAACAGAAACTGGTGTTCCTGCTTCTGGCCAAGTTCGCCGCCTCCCCCGGCGTGTACAAGGTGCCCATCAAGGGCACACTGCTCAAACCGGTGATTTTGTAG
- the rsfS gene encoding ribosome silencing factor — MPVKKTTAAEKPVLSSQERALKCAELAFDKKAFDIRALEISKVSSIADYLVIISGNSDKQNQAIADGIRTGLKKYGKVLDIEGEAEGKWIVIDYGDVIVHIFSDQLRHHYKLDELWHLAPEMDLPEQIRSARKEDDF, encoded by the coding sequence ATGCCGGTAAAGAAAACGACAGCAGCAGAGAAACCGGTGCTTTCCTCCCAGGAACGGGCATTGAAATGCGCCGAGCTGGCCTTTGACAAGAAGGCCTTCGACATCCGGGCCCTGGAAATCTCGAAGGTCTCCTCCATCGCCGACTACCTGGTGATCATCTCCGGCAACTCGGACAAGCAGAACCAGGCCATTGCCGACGGGATCCGCACCGGTTTGAAGAAATACGGCAAGGTGCTGGATATCGAGGGAGAGGCCGAAGGGAAGTGGATCGTCATAGATTACGGCGACGTGATCGTGCATATCTTCAGCGATCAACTCCGCCACCACTACAAGCTGGACGAGCTCTGGCACCTGGCGCCGGAAATGGACCTGCCGGAGCAGATCAGAAGCGCCCGCAAGGAAGACGATTTTTGA
- the gspL gene encoding type II secretion system protein GspL: MDYLVLQVESQRVLAARFGVGGTSLSFSGAAEFELTEEQPLSAVAGRIAAGSSGGPRVVLCLSPSLFAQRTVELPLDNLRKVREVLPGQLQGEIALPVEEAVFDALPLGEGRYLALWARKSDIGHVIATFREAGCEPQVVTAAPFAWNFLPECPADAAISDGSALTVVGHDRVTFARALAGEPRPGITATLAALELAGNLPPRLILFGELAAGLAPDDFPLPTQRLAMPDPLAPLFKTDQAFQQLAGLLAVARACQAGVLPDFRRQDLAWTAGDAALRKKLIVTAALAAVAILLLFVSQGLQYRAAKADLTSLNTSIAAIYREIFPTRPKAVDEVAEVKAEIKKMVGGPQEGGAAIDVLKKLAEAKGATINGLYEAELEAGNLRVKGDARSAQAANDFKAALAPLMATVELGEVKSRPDGSVTFTLAGTLKEARK; encoded by the coding sequence ATGGACTATCTGGTACTACAGGTTGAATCACAGCGCGTGTTGGCGGCCCGCTTCGGAGTAGGGGGCACGTCGCTCTCCTTTTCGGGAGCGGCCGAGTTCGAGCTAACCGAGGAACAACCGCTCTCCGCCGTTGCCGGCCGGATCGCCGCCGGCAGCAGCGGCGGGCCGCGCGTCGTGCTCTGCCTTTCGCCCTCCCTGTTCGCCCAGCGGACGGTGGAACTCCCCCTGGACAACCTGCGCAAGGTGCGGGAGGTCCTGCCGGGACAGCTGCAGGGTGAGATCGCCCTGCCGGTGGAAGAGGCGGTCTTCGACGCCCTGCCGCTGGGCGAGGGGCGCTACCTGGCCCTGTGGGCGCGCAAGAGCGACATCGGCCACGTCATCGCCACCTTCCGGGAGGCCGGCTGCGAACCGCAGGTGGTCACCGCCGCCCCCTTCGCCTGGAACTTCCTGCCGGAATGCCCCGCCGACGCCGCCATCAGCGACGGCAGCGCCCTCACGGTCGTGGGTCACGACCGGGTCACCTTCGCCCGGGCTCTGGCCGGCGAGCCGCGCCCCGGCATCACCGCCACCCTGGCGGCCCTGGAACTGGCGGGGAACCTCCCCCCCCGGCTCATCCTCTTCGGCGAACTGGCGGCCGGACTTGCCCCGGACGACTTTCCGCTCCCCACGCAGCGGCTGGCCATGCCCGACCCCCTGGCCCCCCTGTTCAAAACCGACCAGGCCTTCCAGCAACTGGCCGGACTGTTGGCCGTGGCCCGGGCCTGCCAGGCCGGCGTCCTGCCCGACTTCCGCCGGCAGGACCTGGCCTGGACCGCCGGCGACGCCGCCCTGCGGAAGAAACTGATCGTCACCGCCGCTCTGGCCGCCGTGGCAATCCTCCTCCTCTTCGTCTCCCAGGGGCTCCAGTACCGGGCGGCCAAGGCCGACCTGACCTCCCTGAACACCTCCATCGCCGCCATCTACCGGGAGATCTTCCCCACCCGTCCCAAGGCCGTGGACGAAGTGGCCGAAGTCAAGGCGGAGATCAAAAAGATGGTCGGCGGCCCGCAGGAGGGGGGCGCCGCCATCGACGTCCTCAAGAAACTGGCCGAGGCCAAAGGGGCCACCATCAACGGCCTCTACGAAGCCGAACTCGAAGCGGGCAACCTGCGGGTCAAGGGCGATGCCCGCTCGGCCCAGGCCGCCAACGACTTCAAAGCCGCCCTGGCGCCGCTCATGGCCACCGTGGAACTCGGCGAGGTCAAAAGCCGTCCCGACGGCTCGGTCACCTTCACCCTGGCCGGCACGCTCAAGGAGGCCAGGAAATGA
- the gspE gene encoding type II secretion system ATPase GspE, producing MSPSPLAEELSATAQRLGLASQAEIAVAEVDPVLLGRVSLTFARAHAILPLREQEGRVRVAISGPAALLALDELRLLFGKPVEAILVPETTLGDAINHIYGSLSGTAQEVLQELEGEDLSTVATALNDPQDLLDLADEAPVIRLLNSILSEAVKERVSDIHIEPYERDLVVRFRIDGILYEKLTPPKIIQDALVSRVKIMAGLNIAEKRLPQDGRIRVIVAGRDVDIRVSIIPTFYGERAVLRLLDKKKGVLSLEDIGLGDAGVRTMERVLARTSGIVLVTGPTGSGKSTTLYAALNRLNTSEKNIITIEDPIEYQIKGIGQIQVNAKIDLTFAAGLRSILRQDPDIIMVGEIRDAETAEIAIQASLTGHLVLSTLHTNDAPTAVTRLVDMGIEPFMIASSLTAVMAQRLVRVICPHCREEYRPAEQYAGITLPEKLYRGRGCDKCFGLGTMGRSAIYEIMPVDQEICSMIIKRAHAGQIKEYAVAHGMKTLRDDGLARAAAGLTTIEEVLRVTQEDYADVPV from the coding sequence ATGAGTCCGAGCCCGCTTGCGGAAGAGTTGTCGGCCACCGCCCAGCGCCTGGGCCTCGCCAGCCAGGCCGAGATCGCGGTGGCCGAGGTGGACCCGGTCCTGTTGGGGCGGGTGTCGCTCACCTTTGCCCGGGCCCACGCCATCCTCCCCCTGCGTGAGCAGGAAGGGCGGGTGCGGGTAGCCATCTCCGGCCCGGCGGCGCTTCTAGCCCTGGACGAACTCAGGCTGCTGTTCGGCAAACCGGTGGAAGCCATCCTGGTGCCGGAGACCACCCTGGGAGACGCCATCAACCACATCTACGGCAGCCTCTCCGGCACCGCCCAGGAAGTGCTCCAGGAGTTGGAGGGAGAAGACCTCTCCACGGTGGCCACCGCCCTCAACGACCCCCAGGACCTCCTGGACCTTGCCGACGAAGCCCCGGTCATCCGGCTTCTGAACTCCATCCTCTCGGAAGCGGTCAAGGAACGGGTCAGCGACATCCACATCGAACCCTATGAGCGCGACCTGGTGGTACGCTTCCGCATCGACGGCATCCTCTACGAGAAACTGACCCCGCCCAAGATCATCCAGGACGCCCTGGTCTCCCGGGTCAAGATCATGGCCGGGCTCAACATCGCCGAAAAGCGCCTGCCCCAGGACGGGCGCATCCGGGTCATCGTCGCCGGCCGGGACGTGGACATCCGCGTCTCCATCATCCCCACCTTCTACGGGGAACGGGCCGTCCTGCGTCTCCTGGACAAGAAAAAAGGGGTCCTCTCCCTGGAGGACATAGGTTTAGGCGACGCCGGGGTGCGCACCATGGAACGGGTCCTTGCCCGCACCAGCGGCATCGTCCTGGTCACCGGCCCCACCGGCAGCGGCAAATCCACCACCCTCTACGCCGCCCTGAACCGGCTCAACACCAGCGAAAAGAACATCATCACCATCGAAGACCCCATCGAATACCAGATCAAAGGCATCGGCCAGATCCAGGTCAACGCCAAGATCGACCTCACCTTTGCCGCCGGGCTGCGCTCCATCCTGCGCCAGGACCCGGACATCATCATGGTCGGCGAGATCCGCGACGCCGAAACCGCCGAGATCGCCATCCAGGCCAGCCTCACCGGCCACCTGGTGCTCTCCACCCTGCACACCAACGACGCCCCCACCGCCGTAACCCGCCTGGTGGACATGGGCATCGAACCCTTCATGATCGCCTCATCCCTCACCGCGGTCATGGCCCAGCGCCTGGTGCGGGTGATCTGCCCCCACTGCCGGGAGGAATACCGTCCCGCGGAACAGTACGCCGGCATCACCCTGCCGGAGAAGCTCTACCGTGGGCGCGGCTGCGACAAATGCTTCGGCCTGGGCACCATGGGGCGCAGCGCCATCTACGAAATCATGCCGGTGGACCAGGAGATCTGCTCCATGATCATCAAACGCGCCCATGCCGGCCAGATCAAGGAGTACGCCGTGGCCCACGGCATGAAGACCCTGCGGGACGACGGCCTGGCCCGTGCCGCCGCCGGCCTCACCACCATCGAAGAGGTCCTGCGCGTCACCCAGGAAGACTATGCCGACGTACCGGTATAA
- a CDS encoding lysophospholipid acyltransferase family protein yields the protein MDVSRIRAYLYLALFTPLTFLFAASALLGTLLDGSGRVYAVHARLWARLALAMAGVRVTVSGSEHLPAGPVIFMSNHQSNFDILALLAAMPRQIYWIAKKELFDIPVFGPSMRRGGYIPLDRGDGRKALKSMDNAAAIIRAGKSVVMFPEGTRSLTRELLPFKRGGFILARKAGVPVVPVTINGSGRINPAGLIRLSRGNITIVLHPPLVLPPDISKSDAEAVLLERTRSTIVSALEH from the coding sequence GTGGACGTTTCCCGAATCCGGGCATACCTGTACTTGGCGCTGTTTACCCCGCTGACCTTTCTCTTTGCCGCCAGTGCGCTTCTCGGCACGCTGCTGGACGGCAGCGGCCGGGTCTACGCCGTCCACGCCCGGCTCTGGGCGCGGCTGGCCCTGGCCATGGCCGGCGTCAGGGTCACGGTGAGCGGCAGCGAGCACCTTCCGGCCGGGCCGGTCATCTTCATGAGCAACCACCAGAGCAATTTCGACATCCTGGCGCTTCTGGCGGCCATGCCGCGCCAGATCTACTGGATCGCCAAGAAGGAGCTCTTCGATATCCCGGTATTCGGCCCCTCCATGCGGCGCGGCGGCTACATCCCCCTGGACCGGGGCGACGGCCGCAAGGCGCTGAAGAGCATGGACAATGCCGCGGCGATCATCAGGGCAGGCAAGAGCGTGGTCATGTTCCCCGAGGGGACCCGTTCCCTGACCCGGGAACTCCTGCCGTTTAAGCGCGGCGGCTTCATCCTGGCGCGCAAGGCCGGGGTGCCGGTGGTCCCGGTCACCATCAACGGCAGCGGCCGGATCAATCCCGCCGGCCTGATCAGGCTCTCGCGGGGGAATATCACCATCGTGCTGCACCCGCCGCTGGTGCTGCCGCCGGACATTTCAAAAAGTGACGCCGAGGCGGTGCTGCTGGAGCGGACCCGTTCCACCATCGTTTCGGCCCTGGAGCATTGA
- a CDS encoding general secretion pathway protein GspM has product MTNLLTQLQDLWRDLDRRTRLTVGYCLIALLALFLLWSALAGRTAALEQKRHAREAVLKELLPLKALYRTAKQTSDQLAGRMASVRPDDTVAKVIDEIGIKGKGVKIAPVKGEERGGLLEDAADVKIDGLTANEAINLIYRLEKGGRPVLVKKANLRVRFDDPSRLDLSLIVALLKPAPGQRK; this is encoded by the coding sequence ATGACGAACCTGCTGACGCAACTCCAGGACCTGTGGCGCGACCTGGACCGCCGCACCCGGCTCACGGTCGGCTACTGCCTGATCGCCCTGTTGGCACTCTTCCTCCTCTGGTCGGCCCTGGCCGGCCGCACCGCCGCCCTGGAACAGAAACGCCACGCCCGGGAGGCGGTGCTTAAGGAACTGCTGCCGCTCAAGGCGCTCTACCGCACGGCCAAACAGACCTCCGACCAACTGGCCGGGCGCATGGCCTCGGTACGTCCCGACGACACCGTCGCCAAGGTCATCGACGAGATCGGCATCAAGGGCAAAGGGGTCAAGATCGCCCCGGTCAAGGGAGAAGAGCGGGGCGGCCTGCTGGAGGACGCCGCCGACGTGAAGATCGACGGCCTGACGGCCAACGAAGCCATCAACCTCATCTACCGCCTGGAAAAGGGTGGGCGCCCGGTCCTGGTGAAAAAGGCCAACCTGCGGGTCCGCTTCGACGACCCCTCCCGGCTCGACCTGTCCCTGATCGTCGCCCTCCTGAAACCAGCCCCCGGACAGCGCAAATGA